The Desulfovibrio inopinatus DSM 10711 genome window below encodes:
- a CDS encoding DUF4427 domain-containing protein, giving the protein MHNNIRYDLSNWLIHFFRDVDLDSDASIDIPEHIGWNNIFEYDNSPLQAFFLLRCAIRQQRIWATWSYRGGVRTIYGLKPAVCFTDMPIAAFFEAAELRKKRGEHISSYAILIDKTQLAQYGALPVIYGLSQKYSASTDPQTGARIIDLNCLPLEEQYRFVTYNPSPLRTIDWTHEREWRWGCHHNVQKNNNDEIVSFEEMPALTLSTIDLCGMGIVVNDSQEAQYIRSDLLTLIDRGLITENKYKFILSLSSIPSIQSLQSLNGLTTAINQALINPLAGLTVNNTTMTYNNNILNNLACQLARTTPSQSGEKGKAWLWLYDNTHPFTRSMKAIGRLYVSNDGRYLVDIPEFSESRSLRQQENMIKQLAAALQTQIGIQCGYFSVLGHNDPNREPFYCSPPDNPFIYNEN; this is encoded by the coding sequence TTGCACAACAATATACGCTATGATTTATCAAATTGGCTAATTCATTTTTTTAGAGATGTTGACCTTGATTCAGATGCTAGTATTGATATACCTGAACACATCGGTTGGAATAACATTTTTGAGTACGACAACTCCCCTTTACAAGCTTTTTTTCTATTAAGATGTGCAATACGGCAGCAAAGGATATGGGCTACCTGGTCTTACAGAGGTGGCGTAAGAACTATATACGGATTAAAACCCGCAGTTTGCTTTACAGATATGCCTATAGCTGCTTTTTTTGAAGCAGCAGAACTGCGAAAAAAAAGAGGAGAACATATCAGTAGTTATGCTATATTAATAGATAAAACTCAATTGGCACAATATGGAGCACTCCCTGTTATATATGGATTAAGTCAAAAATATTCTGCTTCTACTGATCCGCAAACTGGAGCAAGAATCATAGATTTAAATTGCTTACCTCTCGAAGAACAATATAGATTTGTGACTTATAATCCTTCACCTCTAAGGACCATAGATTGGACTCATGAACGTGAATGGCGGTGGGGTTGTCATCATAATGTCCAAAAAAACAATAATGATGAGATTGTTTCTTTCGAAGAAATGCCTGCGTTAACTCTGTCAACAATTGATTTATGCGGAATGGGCATTGTTGTTAATGATAGTCAGGAAGCCCAATATATACGTTCTGACTTGCTTACGCTCATCGATCGTGGTCTCATAACAGAGAATAAGTATAAGTTTATTTTGTCCTTATCAAGTATCCCTTCCATTCAGTCTCTTCAATCTTTGAACGGATTAACAACAGCGATAAATCAAGCACTGATCAATCCTTTAGCAGGACTCACAGTGAATAATACAACTATGACCTATAACAATAATATATTAAATAATCTTGCATGCCAGCTGGCAAGAACCACGCCTTCTCAGAGTGGCGAAAAAGGAAAAGCGTGGTTATGGCTATACGACAATACGCATCCATTCACTCGTAGCATGAAAGCTATTGGACGCTTGTATGTCAGCAACGATGGTCGATACTTAGTAGATATACCAGAGTTTTCAGAATCGAGAAGCTTACGTCAACAAGAAAATATGATAAAGCAACTCGCGGCTGCTCTACAAACACAAATAGGAATTCAGTGTGGATATTTTTCTGTTTTAGGCCATAACGACCCTAATAGGGAACCTTTTTACTGCTCCCCTCCTGACAACCCTTTCATTTACAACGAGAATTAA
- a CDS encoding Maf family protein yields the protein MPTNIIPGPFCNISPIVLASGSPRRRDFLTSVGLDFTIVPSSFEEPAPEPDESPEAYASRMATGKANDVAQAHPEACIIAADSVVAIDNNILGKPKDEHDAHRMLRLLSGKQHAVTTGCTLIAPQRKEISSFAITTKVWFTELSDAIIHAYIQTKEPMDKAGAYAIQGQGAFMVKKITGSYTNVVGLPLSKIINTLLSWAVIIPRKS from the coding sequence ATGCCTACCAATATTATACCGGGTCCATTCTGTAATATCTCTCCCATTGTTCTGGCTTCCGGTTCACCGCGCCGGCGTGACTTCCTTACCTCTGTCGGCTTGGACTTCACGATCGTTCCCTCATCATTCGAAGAGCCAGCTCCGGAACCCGACGAGTCTCCCGAAGCGTACGCCAGCCGTATGGCGACAGGCAAAGCGAATGACGTTGCCCAAGCACACCCCGAAGCCTGCATTATCGCCGCCGACAGCGTTGTTGCCATAGACAATAACATCTTAGGCAAGCCCAAAGACGAACACGACGCTCATCGTATGCTCCGCCTTCTCTCTGGCAAACAACACGCCGTCACAACCGGCTGCACCCTCATTGCCCCGCAAAGAAAAGAAATTTCATCCTTCGCCATAACAACAAAAGTCTGGTTCACCGAACTCAGCGACGCCATTATACACGCATATATCCAAACCAAAGAACCCATGGACAAAGCCGGCGCCTACGCCATCCAAGGCCAAGGAGCCTTCATGGTAAAAAAAATCACCGGCTCCTACACCAACGTCGTCGGGCTACCCCTCTCCAAAATTATAAATACCCTGTTATCCTGGGCTGTTATAATTCCAAGAAAATCATGA
- a CDS encoding dihydrolipoyl dehydrogenase family protein has product MTSLTATRKCDLIIVGGGPAGYDAARLAASKGRSVTLIEREHLGGTCLNWGCIPTKLYLAATCAQDELAGQAKAKIASGTIQLDFAALRTKKDRLITATRKAMVKQLDAAGIELIQGDVTAITEKTVHVNDTILSFQDCILALGSRSAVYPGLAPDHEVIHDSSSVFDIPEIPSSIIIVGAGAIGIEFAHFFHRLGTKVDIFEAAPRIVPAGDPNISASLAQILKRAGYGLHTNACIESVCACDGQAVLTMSDGTKHTAEKILLALGRTPNTESVDVSETTLSLDQKGFIQVDDHLQAAPHIYATGDVNGRMLLAHAAAHQAEYAVDHACGHASNPYTFGPYPSIVYGSPETMSTGRTVAELQAQGLSPQISQSPLIANPIAQGHATTGGFVKVIWNEDRVAGVTAVGHGVSQLTTTATIMCNQGWTREDVRHFIFPHPTLDEALKDALLAPRKDA; this is encoded by the coding sequence ATGACTTCTTTGACCGCTACCAGGAAATGTGACCTCATTATCGTTGGAGGTGGACCAGCCGGATACGATGCTGCACGTTTGGCAGCGTCCAAAGGCCGGAGCGTGACGTTGATTGAACGTGAACACCTTGGCGGTACGTGCCTCAATTGGGGGTGCATTCCTACGAAACTGTATCTTGCGGCAACATGTGCTCAAGACGAACTGGCTGGTCAGGCAAAAGCTAAAATTGCCAGCGGGACAATTCAACTCGATTTTGCCGCACTCCGTACCAAAAAAGACCGCCTTATCACAGCCACACGTAAGGCCATGGTTAAACAACTTGATGCGGCAGGAATTGAGTTGATACAAGGGGACGTGACCGCGATCACAGAAAAGACCGTCCACGTGAACGACACGATCCTGTCTTTTCAAGACTGCATTCTCGCTTTAGGATCGCGCTCAGCGGTTTATCCAGGTCTTGCTCCCGATCACGAAGTGATTCACGATTCCAGCAGTGTATTCGATATTCCCGAAATTCCTTCGTCTATCATCATTGTTGGGGCAGGTGCCATTGGCATTGAATTTGCCCATTTTTTTCATCGTCTTGGTACGAAAGTCGATATTTTTGAGGCAGCACCGCGGATTGTACCTGCTGGGGACCCGAACATTTCGGCGAGCCTTGCGCAGATCCTCAAACGAGCCGGTTATGGTCTCCATACAAACGCATGCATCGAATCCGTATGCGCGTGTGACGGACAAGCCGTGCTCACGATGTCAGACGGCACAAAGCACACAGCAGAAAAAATACTTCTTGCGTTGGGACGCACCCCGAACACCGAGAGTGTTGACGTGAGCGAAACGACTCTTTCGCTTGATCAGAAAGGATTCATCCAGGTTGACGACCATCTCCAGGCAGCCCCGCATATTTATGCCACCGGAGATGTCAACGGACGCATGTTGCTTGCTCACGCTGCTGCGCATCAGGCCGAATACGCCGTTGACCACGCCTGCGGTCATGCATCGAATCCGTATACGTTTGGCCCCTACCCTTCAATTGTCTACGGTTCTCCGGAAACCATGAGTACAGGTCGGACGGTAGCGGAATTGCAAGCCCAAGGACTTTCCCCACAGATTTCTCAATCGCCGTTGATTGCAAATCCCATTGCCCAAGGTCATGCAACCACGGGTGGATTTGTCAAAGTCATCTGGAACGAAGATCGAGTTGCTGGAGTCACTGCGGTTGGCCACGGGGTGTCCCAGCTGACCACGACGGCAACGATCATGTGCAATCAGGGATGGACCAGAGAAGACGTACGACATTTTATCTTCCCTCATCCGACACTCGATGAAGCACTGAAGGACGCGCTGTTAGCTCCAAGGAAAGACGCATAA